A genomic region of Catalinimonas niigatensis contains the following coding sequences:
- a CDS encoding alpha/beta fold hydrolase — MQFSKFLFSLMLSLLLMVSVMGQSIQSDEFLSEGAKIHYVTAGSGTPLILIHGFSDNISICYQDTLDREGTTFISKLAKRYKVIALDVKGHGKSDKPIEAHYYGKELQEDVIRLMDHLGIEKAHVMGYSMGAFITGNLLIDYPERLISATLIGGAPLTQSQYSPDHELISLINATSEALEKGEGITPLLQWFWPGHQAEPSLEELGQINKKILTEQDTEALKVCMASLTALCQVDEEKLMQSDIPVTLINGTDDPLRHDIVRFQRLKRSNSVLIDGANHMDILMYAECLEAVDKSLSLVDMQVGRAISK; from the coding sequence ATGCAATTTTCAAAATTCCTCTTTAGCCTTATGCTATCTCTGTTGCTGATGGTTTCTGTCATGGGGCAGTCTATCCAATCTGATGAGTTTCTTTCGGAAGGAGCAAAGATACATTATGTCACTGCCGGGTCGGGTACACCACTGATACTTATTCACGGATTTTCAGATAATATTTCTATCTGCTATCAGGATACACTAGATAGAGAGGGTACTACTTTCATTTCAAAGCTAGCGAAGCGTTATAAAGTAATAGCGCTGGATGTCAAAGGACATGGAAAGAGTGATAAACCTATAGAAGCTCATTACTATGGCAAGGAATTGCAAGAGGATGTGATCCGCCTGATGGATCATCTGGGTATAGAAAAAGCTCATGTGATGGGATATTCTATGGGTGCTTTCATCACAGGAAATCTGCTCATAGATTATCCTGAAAGGCTCATCAGTGCCACGTTAATCGGAGGAGCACCCTTAACCCAATCTCAATATTCTCCTGATCATGAGCTCATTAGTCTAATCAATGCTACTTCAGAAGCGTTGGAAAAGGGAGAAGGCATAACTCCCTTGTTGCAGTGGTTTTGGCCTGGCCATCAGGCTGAACCTAGTTTGGAAGAGCTGGGCCAGATCAACAAAAAGATACTAACCGAACAGGATACTGAAGCTCTTAAAGTATGTATGGCTAGTCTTACAGCATTGTGTCAGGTAGATGAAGAGAAGCTCATGCAATCGGATATTCCTGTCACTTTAATCAATGGTACAGATGATCCGCTTAGGCATGATATCGTTCGCTTTCAACGACTCAAAAGAAGTAATTCTGTTTTAATTGATGGGGCAAACCATATGGACATTCTGATGTATGCTGAATGTCTGGAAGCTGTGGATAAATCTCTGTCCCTCGTGGATATGCAGGTTGGAAGGGCGATAAGCAAGTAG
- a CDS encoding class I SAM-dependent methyltransferase — MCKVCSLDNSWAEAFGQQMLDVINHGALALMLSLGHRTGLFDAMSELPPADSQTLADAAGLNERYVREWLGAMVSGRIVTVQRDETTVPEKVLYHLPNEHAAALTRTAGSDNIGVFAQYIPLLGYVEDEIVQCFRQGGGVSYDQYNRFHEVMVEDSGLAVVSSLLVDVLPLVPDMLDRLKEGIHVLDVGCGSGKALNLLAEHFPNSCFMGYDLCAEPLVAAHQEAMMMGLDNVHFVQQDLTDFDITTQFDFITAFDAIHDQARPDKVLKGIYNSLKEDGKFLMVDVNASSRVEENIDHPLGTLLYTVSTMHCMSVSLAQGGMGLGAMWGREKAVEMLKEAGFSKIKEHILEQDIQNRYFIISK, encoded by the coding sequence ATGTGTAAAGTATGTTCATTGGATAATAGCTGGGCCGAAGCCTTTGGTCAGCAAATGTTGGATGTCATCAATCATGGGGCACTGGCCCTGATGTTGTCTTTAGGTCACAGAACCGGCCTCTTTGATGCCATGAGTGAATTGCCTCCTGCTGATAGCCAGACACTTGCTGATGCTGCGGGCCTTAATGAGCGCTATGTCAGAGAGTGGCTGGGGGCGATGGTTTCTGGCCGTATCGTCACTGTCCAGCGGGATGAGACTACTGTCCCCGAGAAAGTATTGTATCATCTGCCTAACGAACATGCTGCTGCTCTTACCCGCACAGCAGGCTCAGATAATATAGGCGTATTTGCCCAGTATATTCCTCTTCTTGGATATGTAGAAGATGAAATTGTGCAATGCTTCCGCCAGGGTGGAGGTGTTTCTTACGATCAGTACAATCGTTTTCATGAAGTGATGGTTGAAGACAGCGGACTGGCAGTGGTATCTTCTCTGCTGGTAGATGTGCTGCCGCTGGTACCAGATATGCTTGACAGACTCAAAGAAGGTATCCATGTGCTGGATGTGGGTTGTGGCAGTGGCAAAGCCCTGAACTTATTAGCCGAACATTTTCCCAATAGCTGCTTTATGGGTTATGATCTCTGTGCAGAGCCTTTGGTCGCTGCGCATCAGGAAGCCATGATGATGGGGCTGGATAATGTGCACTTTGTACAGCAGGACCTCACAGATTTTGATATCACAACTCAATTTGACTTCATCACTGCTTTTGATGCCATCCATGATCAGGCCCGCCCGGATAAAGTGTTGAAAGGTATCTATAATTCTTTGAAAGAAGATGGTAAGTTTCTGATGGTAGATGTCAATGCTTCTTCACGCGTAGAAGAGAACATAGATCATCCTCTGGGCACACTTTTGTATACAGTATCTACCATGCACTGCATGAGTGTATCTTTGGCCCAGGGAGGTATGGGGTTAGGAGCCATGTGGGGCAGAGAGAAAGCAGTAGAAATGCTGAAAGAAGCTGGTTTTTCAAAGATCAAAGAGCATATACTAGAGCAGGATATCCAAAACCGTTATTTCATTATCAGTAAATAA
- a CDS encoding UPF0182 family membrane protein — MYTAIFIILAGLSFFFLYRGFQKEQKSKVWIGVLLGIFTISFSGIMNFWGELLWFQAVGFGERFWIATLAQWGMALLSLLIGGGLVWLLTWLVTFQNRYIKWLGIAIGAFIGGVWGYASWGIFLQFWYAVDTGVVDPILGKDTGFYLFRLPFLSTTYSLVVALIVIALLVSILSIFVNRSGQTTFEFVTPDHPSDIDNKLITSVFINSGILLILLSAGKYLDRFQLMYSSVGAVHGPGWTDDHIRLPAYTLMIILTFIAGLILLIPASRERFRHWVMRKQFVPLKAYPVVGLLMFPLVFIFWFISLSAIPGLFQWLRVEPNEITFEKPYITNNIEFTRRGFKLHDVEEREFPASNRFTREMVSNNQGIFDNVRLWDWRALDEVYRQFQEIRLYYEFVDVDVDRYMINGQYRQVMVSAREMEPDNLPEQSQTFVNQRFKYTHGYGITLTNVNEFTSQGLPNLLIKNIPPESTYESLAIERPEIYYGELTNSHVIVNSEESEFGYPQGDQNVYVRYEGTGGVQISNFWRKFVFGHMFDGTRLLLSNYPTSESRIMFNRNITDRVKTLAPFLEFEDDPYIVLVDGQLKWIIDAYTTSDNYPYSEPFSGQENIEYQEGEIRKRLISPLNRQFGGANYIRNSVKAVVDAYNGEVDFYVFDEEDPIIQVWQRIFPEVFQSRQAMPEALQEHIRYPEKMLLAQGLVYAKYHMTDPEVFYNQEDLWIRATEKYYDQVQPVEPYYIMWQLPESDKLDFVLVQPFTPKNRQVLIGWIAGLCDPENYGRFIAYQFPKEKRVLGPQQVETKIDQNSFLSSQLSLWNQRGSNVIRGNVLAIPIEETILYVEPIYLQSETAAYPELRLVVVMHNDELSYAQTFDDALEGIFGDAVANTELESTVSAMLPESQAEQQALEAEETEETSANQTLIQQANEAFKQYLESTGEKDFEEAAQQLTRLQELLQQLTEEEGNARP; from the coding sequence ATGTATACTGCCATTTTTATCATCCTTGCCGGTTTATCATTTTTTTTCCTCTACCGGGGTTTTCAAAAAGAACAAAAAAGTAAAGTCTGGATAGGTGTACTTCTGGGCATTTTTACAATCTCTTTTTCTGGCATCATGAATTTCTGGGGTGAGCTTTTGTGGTTTCAGGCGGTTGGTTTTGGGGAACGCTTTTGGATCGCTACCCTCGCTCAATGGGGGATGGCTCTGCTCAGCCTTCTCATCGGTGGAGGCTTGGTCTGGCTCCTGACCTGGCTGGTGACTTTTCAAAACAGATACATCAAATGGCTGGGTATAGCCATAGGAGCTTTTATTGGTGGGGTTTGGGGGTATGCCAGTTGGGGAATATTTCTTCAATTCTGGTATGCGGTAGACACCGGTGTGGTTGATCCTATTTTGGGCAAAGATACCGGTTTTTATCTTTTCAGGCTGCCTTTTTTGTCTACCACCTATTCACTTGTAGTAGCGCTCATTGTCATCGCATTGCTTGTTTCTATATTGTCCATTTTTGTGAACCGCAGCGGACAGACTACTTTTGAGTTTGTCACGCCGGATCATCCCAGTGATATTGATAACAAACTTATAACCTCCGTTTTTATCAACAGTGGTATACTGCTTATACTGCTGTCCGCCGGAAAATACCTGGATCGTTTCCAGCTTATGTATTCCAGTGTAGGTGCAGTACATGGTCCAGGCTGGACTGATGACCATATCCGTCTGCCTGCCTATACCCTGATGATCATTCTCACCTTTATTGCCGGATTGATCCTGCTTATTCCTGCTTCCCGTGAACGTTTCCGGCACTGGGTCATGCGCAAGCAGTTTGTGCCACTGAAAGCTTATCCTGTGGTGGGTTTGCTCATGTTTCCTTTGGTGTTTATCTTCTGGTTTATTTCTCTTTCTGCCATTCCCGGCCTATTTCAATGGCTAAGAGTAGAGCCCAATGAAATTACTTTTGAAAAACCCTACATTACCAATAATATTGAGTTTACGCGGAGAGGGTTTAAGCTCCATGATGTAGAAGAAAGAGAGTTTCCCGCCAGCAACCGCTTTACCCGTGAGATGGTCAGCAATAATCAGGGGATTTTTGATAATGTCCGGCTTTGGGACTGGAGAGCCCTGGATGAGGTCTATCGTCAGTTTCAGGAAATAAGGCTGTACTATGAGTTTGTAGATGTGGATGTAGACCGCTATATGATTAACGGGCAATACCGGCAGGTGATGGTCTCAGCCCGGGAAATGGAACCTGATAACCTACCGGAACAAAGCCAGACTTTTGTCAATCAACGTTTTAAGTATACACATGGTTACGGCATTACACTGACCAATGTAAATGAATTTACTTCCCAGGGCTTGCCCAATCTGCTGATCAAAAATATACCTCCGGAAAGTACTTATGAAAGCCTTGCCATAGAAAGACCGGAGATTTATTATGGAGAGCTAACCAACTCCCATGTGATTGTCAATTCGGAAGAAAGTGAGTTTGGCTACCCTCAGGGAGATCAGAATGTGTATGTGCGCTATGAAGGTACGGGAGGTGTACAAATCAGCAACTTCTGGAGAAAATTTGTTTTCGGGCATATGTTTGATGGCACACGACTGCTGTTATCCAACTACCCTACCAGCGAAAGCCGGATTATGTTTAACCGTAATATTACCGACCGCGTCAAAACGCTAGCTCCCTTTCTAGAATTTGAAGATGATCCTTATATCGTGTTGGTAGATGGTCAGCTCAAATGGATTATTGATGCCTATACTACTTCTGATAATTACCCTTACAGCGAACCTTTTAGCGGACAGGAAAATATAGAATATCAGGAGGGAGAAATAAGAAAAAGACTGATATCTCCTTTGAACAGGCAATTCGGTGGAGCCAACTACATCAGAAATTCTGTAAAAGCAGTGGTAGATGCTTACAATGGTGAGGTTGACTTTTATGTTTTTGATGAAGAAGATCCTATCATACAAGTGTGGCAGCGTATCTTTCCTGAGGTATTCCAGTCGCGGCAAGCTATGCCCGAAGCATTACAGGAACACATCCGTTATCCCGAAAAAATGCTGCTTGCCCAGGGGCTGGTATATGCAAAATACCATATGACTGACCCTGAAGTATTTTACAACCAAGAGGACTTGTGGATAAGGGCTACGGAGAAATATTACGATCAGGTACAACCCGTAGAACCTTATTATATCATGTGGCAACTACCTGAGTCAGATAAACTTGACTTTGTACTGGTACAGCCCTTTACGCCAAAAAACCGACAGGTACTTATTGGCTGGATCGCAGGGCTTTGTGATCCGGAAAATTATGGTCGCTTCATCGCTTATCAGTTTCCCAAAGAAAAAAGGGTACTGGGGCCTCAGCAGGTGGAGACCAAGATAGATCAGAACAGCTTTCTTTCCTCCCAACTGAGCCTGTGGAACCAGCGAGGTTCCAATGTGATCCGAGGCAATGTGCTGGCCATTCCGATTGAAGAAACCATTCTCTATGTAGAGCCTATCTACTTACAGTCTGAGACTGCGGCTTATCCTGAACTCCGGTTGGTGGTGGTGATGCATAATGATGAACTGAGCTATGCCCAGACTTTTGATGATGCGCTTGAAGGAATTTTTGGTGATGCTGTAGCCAATACTGAACTTGAATCTACTGTCAGCGCTATGTTGCCGGAGAGCCAGGCTGAGCAACAAGCCCTGGAAGCAGAGGAAACCGAAGAAACTTCTGCCAATCAAACGCTGATCCAGCAGGCCAATGAAGCTTTTAAACAATATCTGGAATCTACCGGGGAAAAGGATTTTGAGGAGGCAGCACAACAGTTGACTCGTTTGCAGGAGTTACTCCAACAGCTGACTGAAGAAGAGGGAAATGCCAGGCCATAA
- a CDS encoding tetratricopeptide repeat protein — translation MENQVISKAIYLAVLPFENFTPHNELDYFARGFVEDLITDLSRFQNLMLISSHSTLYQSIQGVNLVTDTLGVDYLLKGSFRYRNEQVRVVIQLVDAEKQHIIWAERYDESIETIFEIHDNIIERVVGTLSMRIDMDILSISQKKVITQLEAYDCWLRGFEHLKQGSVEDDQKARTFFQQALKIDSLYARAYTGISLTYFNNWSCQMWDCWETNEKGAFENAVKAIALDENDHISQMVMGRILNYRQEFDQAEHHLDKALTLNPNDADNLVQLSLCYAQIGKAPLGIELFNKALRLNPYHDSWYYAFGILPYFLDKHYLEAIGTGSKAPIQITVDLPGFLAASYAYAGDQQVARRYLNLFVNTFREKIRHGEDCKPVEALEWMLKVTPCKKTEDVEYIIKGIEMAGLHDAGKTVSKHMKADALPERVSHQNVFRKEQDLWEVSFLGQSVLLTEVKGFYDLFTLLLRQREEVHCTELMQSESPADVDEVFDEKAKHNYKKRMQSLQEDLAEAEAMQNYERAETFSRELDQLIEHVTKSIGMGGKTRKLKSPVERSRAAVTLRIRSAIKKISQSHPHLGMHLTNAVKTGTFCTYHPEKEMNWML, via the coding sequence ATGGAAAATCAAGTTATCAGTAAAGCGATTTATCTTGCCGTTTTACCTTTTGAGAATTTCACTCCGCACAACGAACTTGACTACTTTGCGAGGGGCTTTGTGGAAGACCTGATCACCGACTTGTCTCGCTTCCAGAATCTGATGCTTATCTCATCACATTCCACCCTTTATCAGAGTATACAGGGAGTAAACCTGGTTACCGATACCCTGGGGGTGGACTATTTACTTAAAGGTAGCTTCCGGTATCGCAATGAGCAGGTAAGGGTTGTTATCCAATTGGTAGATGCAGAAAAACAACATATCATATGGGCAGAGCGATACGACGAGTCCATAGAAACCATCTTTGAGATACATGACAATATCATAGAACGCGTGGTAGGTACTTTATCCATGCGAATAGATATGGATATCCTGTCTATATCTCAGAAGAAAGTAATCACCCAACTGGAGGCTTATGATTGCTGGTTAAGAGGCTTTGAGCATTTGAAACAGGGCTCTGTGGAAGATGACCAGAAAGCCAGAACCTTCTTTCAGCAGGCTTTGAAGATTGACTCCTTGTATGCCCGCGCTTACACAGGGATATCCCTAACCTATTTCAATAACTGGAGTTGCCAAATGTGGGATTGTTGGGAAACAAACGAGAAAGGAGCTTTTGAAAATGCAGTAAAAGCCATAGCATTGGATGAAAATGACCATATATCACAAATGGTGATGGGCAGAATTCTTAACTACCGGCAGGAGTTTGATCAGGCAGAACATCATCTGGATAAAGCACTTACCCTAAATCCAAACGATGCGGATAATCTGGTGCAGCTTTCCCTTTGTTATGCGCAAATTGGAAAAGCACCTCTTGGGATAGAACTGTTCAACAAAGCCCTGCGTCTCAATCCCTACCACGATTCCTGGTATTATGCTTTCGGTATATTACCCTATTTTTTAGATAAGCATTATCTTGAAGCTATAGGTACTGGTTCTAAAGCCCCTATACAAATCACAGTAGATTTGCCCGGTTTTTTAGCGGCTAGTTATGCTTATGCCGGAGATCAGCAGGTAGCCCGACGCTATTTGAATCTGTTTGTCAATACTTTTCGGGAAAAGATCCGGCACGGGGAAGATTGTAAGCCGGTAGAAGCATTGGAGTGGATGCTAAAGGTAACTCCCTGTAAAAAGACGGAAGATGTAGAGTATATTATCAAAGGGATAGAAATGGCAGGATTGCATGATGCTGGTAAAACTGTAAGTAAGCATATGAAGGCTGATGCCTTGCCTGAAAGGGTAAGTCATCAGAATGTATTCAGAAAAGAACAGGATTTATGGGAAGTATCCTTTCTGGGGCAGTCCGTGCTGCTGACGGAAGTAAAAGGCTTCTATGACTTATTCACCCTCTTGCTCCGACAGAGAGAGGAAGTTCATTGCACCGAACTCATGCAATCCGAAAGTCCGGCAGATGTGGATGAGGTGTTTGACGAAAAAGCAAAACACAACTACAAAAAACGGATGCAATCTTTGCAGGAAGACCTGGCTGAAGCTGAAGCTATGCAGAATTACGAGCGTGCCGAAACCTTCAGCAGAGAACTGGATCAGTTGATAGAACATGTGACTAAATCCATCGGTATGGGTGGAAAAACCCGAAAGCTTAAGTCACCAGTGGAGCGCTCTCGGGCTGCGGTGACGCTTAGAATTCGCAGTGCTATCAAAAAAATCAGCCAGTCCCATCCTCACCTGGGTATGCATCTGACCAATGCAGTCAAAACAGGTACTTTTTGCACTTATCATCCCGAAAAAGAAATGAACTGGATGCTGTAA